One part of the Coffea eugenioides isolate CCC68of chromosome 10, Ceug_1.0, whole genome shotgun sequence genome encodes these proteins:
- the LOC113750257 gene encoding protein GRAVITROPIC IN THE LIGHT 1-like, with protein IGAYRENFQNPRVKLSPDAQFYYVNRKMFQGFDHETFHMDSSLSSLIHPDQHRRDCFTQYRDMKAMDPIELLGILPTCSFGNFCFKKYLAIVHPKMEESLFGDLEQRRLVLAGNHPRSQFYGEFLGLAKAVWLLHLLAFSMDPPSSHFEATKGADFHPQYMDSVVRVPGGGRTGGGVPQVVGFPVSLGFKLGSGSLIKAGVYLVPKYYLT; from the coding sequence ATTGGGGCTTATAGAGAAAATTTCCAGAACCCGCGAGTTAAATTGAGTCCAGATGCTCAATTTTACTATGTTAACCGGAAAATGTTTCAGGGGTTCGACCACGAGACCTTTCACATGGACAGCAGCCTCTCCTCATTGATTCATCCCGATCAGCACCGTCGCGATTGCTTCACTCAGTACCGCGACATGAAAGCCATGGATCCAATTGAACTGTTAGGGATACTTCCAACTTGCAGCTTCGGGAACTTCTGTTTCAAGAAGTATTTGGCAATTGTTCATCCTAAAATGGAGGAGTCGTTATTCGGGGACTTGGAGCAGCGCCGCCTAGTTTTGGCCGGAAACCACCCCAGGAGTCAATTTTATGGGGAGTTTTTGGGCCTTGCTAAGGCAGTTTGGCTGCTACATTTGCTGGCATTTTCGATGGACCCACCGTCTAGTCATTTTGAGGCGACTAAGGGAGCTGATTTCCATCCGCAGTATATGGACAGTGTGGTGAGGGTTCCTGGTGGTGGACGAACGGGTGGTGGCGTGCCTCAGGTGGTGGGCTTTCCGGTGAGTCTTGGGTTTAAGCTTGGAAGTGGGTCGCTAATTAAAGCTGGGGTATACCTTGTTCCCAAGTACTATTTAACCTAG
- the LOC113750258 gene encoding uncharacterized protein LOC113750258 — protein sequence MLARISKLRNNGGERNLFCKYFLNYSTNLAAVQPQNHLFIGCLERSLGFSREEAISAAGKVQCSKLYKKDIDLFISYFENLGLDKTQMKTIASIDPKFLLTNVEKTLKPKIRVLEELGLSRSDLVKVIIGCRSVFGRGLDSFIRPRIEYLRQLLGSDKGVVLAIKRFPRLLDFYAETRIQANVVLLKKFGWRDEQIAKFISRNPRRVFIQKPDWVEDVLQRIENDYGIPRESPMFYYAVDVISLLGKENIERKLEILRSFGWSDADIWRMFRSLPVTFNMSVDRARKSLDFFMNELGYDSGYLASHPKLFSVSLDRRVKRRNEVLKILNERKLIKRKTSLHSIVCLPELKFVKRYLLPHKDEIPDVYGSYIEMLEDRKFEKL from the coding sequence ATGCTTGCCCGCATTTCCAAGCTTCGCAACAATGGCGGCGAGCGGAATTTGTTCTGCAAATATTTCCTTAACTACTCAACAAATTTGGCAGCCGTGCAACCTCAGAATCATCTCTTCATCGGCTGCCTCGAACGCTCACTTGGGTTCTCCAGAGAAGAAGCCATCTCCGCCGCCGGAAAGGTACAATGCtccaaattatacaagaaaGACATCGATTTGTTCATcagttattttgaaaatttgggtTTAGATAAAACCCAGATGAAAACCATCGCTTCCATAGATCCCAAATTCTTGTTAACCAATGTGGAGAAGACCCTGAAACCCAAAATCAGGGTTCTGGAAGAACTTGGCCTATCTAGGTCGGACCTGGTCAAGGTTATAATAGGCTGTAGATCTGTCTTCGGTAGAGGGTTGGACTCTTTTATTAGACCTCGGATTGAATATCTTAGGCAATTGCTGGGTAGTGATAAGGGAGTTGTTTTAGCTATAAAGAGATTTCCTAGGTTGCTTGATTTTTATGCAGAGACTCGAATCCAAGCCAATGTAGTATTGTTGAAGAAGTTTGGTTGGAGGGATGAGCAAATTGCCAAGTTCATCAGTAGGAATCCCAGGCGGGTTTTCATACAGAAACCTGATTGGGTTGAGGATGTATTGCAGAGGATTGAGAATGATTATGGGATTCCTCGCGAATCCCCCATGTTTTATTATGCAGTTGACGTGATCTCTTTGCTTGGTAAGGAGAATATcgagagaaagttggaaattttgagaagttttggATGGTCGGATGCGGATATATGGAGAATGTTTAGGTCTCTACCTGTAACTTTTAACATGTCAGTGGATCGAGCGAGAAAAAGTTTGGATTTTTTCATGAACGAGCTTGGTTATGATTCTGGTTACTTGGCTTCTCACCCTAAGCTTTTCTCTGTGAGTTTGGATAGAAGGGTTAAGCGTAGGAATGAAGTTTTGAAAATCCTGAACGAAAGGAAGTTGATCAAGAGAAAGACGTCACTTCATTCCATTGTCTGCTTACCAGAGTTGAAATTTGTCAAGCGTTATCTTCTGCCTCACAAGGATGAGATACCTGATGTCTATGGATCATATATCGAGATGTTAGAAGATAGGAAATTTGAGAAACTTTGA
- the LOC113750259 gene encoding uncharacterized protein LOC113750259 translates to MSKLLLQINGVGRILSCKPLWHLHYYSSNTAASSRNQPQNPDSMVGHLIDSLGFSQTQALSVRKRLSAYKSFKQDPDLVVSFFQGLGLDKTQIKRFISTEPRLLFCSVDKALKPRVQIFQDLGLSGPDLTAFLAYHAYILRRTDCYIRRPIECLRDMLGCDEIVVEVVKRCGRLLDPYAPLAIEPNVALLRKFGWSGDKISKLIVNKPWIILRETKWLEGLLQGVETDFGIPRECKMFYHGVLVYASLKKSTFDEKVENFRSCGWTDTSIRSLVRNLPFTFTLSEANVRKSAGFFMGELGYTDEYLASHPVLLSLSLERRVKPRYEILKILIEKKLISEKVNHYNAFCFNDLKFVNLYLHPYKDEIPEKYESYMSNCRRGMVRRAEN, encoded by the coding sequence ATGTCAAAGCTTCTCCTTCAAATCAATGGAGTTGGGAGGATTCTTTCCTGTAAGCCTCTCTGGCACCTGCACTACTACTCCTCAAATACAGCGGCATCATCTAGAAATCAACCCCAGAATCCTGATTCCATGGTAGGACACCTCATCGACTCGCTTGGGTTCTCCCAAACCCAAGCCCTCTCCGTCCGGAAAAGGTTGAGTGCCTATAAAAGCTTCAAGCAAGACCCAGATTTAGTCGTCAGTTTCTTTCAAGGATTAGGTCTAGACAAAACCCAAATCAAAAGATTCATTTCTACAGAGCCCAGATTGCTTTTTTGCAGCGTAGACAAAGCCCTCAAACCTAGAGTTCAGATCTTCCAAGACCTTGGTCTATCGGGGCCGGACCTTACCGCGTTCTTGGCTTACCATGCTTACATTTTGAGGAGAACAGATTGTTACATAAGACGCCCGATCGAATGTTTAAGAGATATGTTAGGATGTGACGAAATTGTTGTCGAGGTTGTAAAGCGTTGTGGCCGGTTGCTTGATCCTTATGCACCCTTAGCAATAGAACCAAATGTTGCGTTGCTGCGAAAATTCGGCTGGTCAGGTGACAAGATTTCCAAGCTTATAGTCAACAAGCCTTGGATTATATTGCGAGAGACGAAGTGGCTTGAGGGGTTGTTGCAGGGTGTGGAGACTGATTTTGGGATTCCTCGCGAGTGCAAGATGTTCTATCATGGGGTTTTGGTCTATGCTTCGCTTAAGAAGTCGACGTTTGATGAAAAAGTTGAGAATTTTAGGAGCTGTGGCTGGACTGATACGAGTATCCGAAGCTTGGTTAGGAATTTGCCTTTTACTTTCACTTTATCCGAAGCTAATGTTCGCAAATCTGCGGGTTTTTTCATGGGGGAGCTTGGATATACAGACGAGTACTTGGCTTCTCATCCCGTTCTTTTAAGTCTAAGTTTGGAGAGGAGGGTGAAGCCGAGGTATGAGATTTTGAAGATTCTGATTGAGAAGAAGTTGATAAGTGAGAAAGTGAATCATTATAATGCTTTCTGCTTTAACGATCTAAAGTTTGTGAATCTTTATCTTCACCCCTACAAGGATGAGATACCGGAGAAGTATGAATCTTACATGAGTAATTGCAGAAGAGGTATGGTTAGAAGGGCTGAGAATTAG
- the LOC113748898 gene encoding transcription termination factor MTERF5, chloroplastic-like: MLAHISRRLNINDGARNLFVFKTLLQCSTATAAVSSAKPQKNHVLEEFLINSIGFSREEANSSSSLKKVTRLKPMKKEFSLIVNFFQDLGFSKTQIKSLLLVDPHLLFNDLDRTLKPKIRFLQDLGLSGSDLVKVLMGNKTLLGRGLDSHIKPQLEFLRNLFGSDDKVVLALKRCSYLLGYYAPRKMAGIILLLQKLGFSNDQITKLIIQNPRGTLWLNPDKIELVFDKVENYLGIPRGTPMFFHGFTVMSSIKQSTIDMKWGVLRSFGWSDADIHNLMRNLPYTLKVSEAKMRKSLDLFMNDLGYSPAYLASRPKIFSLSLEDLIKPRVEVMKILSEKKLKKRNASLYSVASYSESRFIKVYLLRYKDEIPDVYESYITRHLKKKIENF; the protein is encoded by the coding sequence ATGCTTGCCCATATATCCAGAAGGCTTAACATCAATGATGGCGCCAGGAATTTGTTCGTCTTCAAAACCCTCCTCCAATGCTCCACCGCTACAGCAGCAGTATCATCTGCAAAACCCCAGAAAAATCATGTCTTGGAAGAATTCCTGATAAACTCAATTGGGTTCTCAAGAGAAGAAGCCAACTCCTCTTCATCCCTGAAGAAGGTAACGCGCTTGAAACCCATGAAAAAAGAATTCAGTTTAATTGTCAATTTCTTCCAAGATTTGGGCTTCAGCAAAACCCAGATCAAAAGTCTTCTTTTGGTAGACCCCCATTTACTATTCAATGATCTGGACAGAACCCTTAAACCCAAAATCCGGTTCCTCCAAGATTTAGGGCTATCCGGATCGGACCTAGTCAAGGTTCTTATGGGTAACAAAACCCTTTTAGGGAGGGGTTTAGATTCTCACATCAAACCCCAGCTTGAATTCTTGAGGAATTTGTTTGGCAGTGATGATAAAGTAGTTTTGGCTTTGAAAAGATGTTCTTATTTGCTTGGCTATTATGCGCCCAGGAAAATGGCTGGAATTattcttttgttgcagaaactTGGCTTTTCCAATGACCAGATCACCAAGCTTATTATTCAAAATCCGAGGGGAACTCTGTGGTTAAACCCTGACAAGATTGAGTTAGTATTCGATAAAGTGGAGAACTATCTTGGCATACCACGAGGGACGCCCATGTTCTTCCATGGATTTACAGTCATGTCTTCGATTAAACAGTCGACTATCGATATGAAATGGGGAGTTTTGAGGAGTTTTGGTTGGTCTGATGCGGATATACATAACCTAATGAGAAATCTACCTTATACTTTAAAAGTGTCAGAGGCTAAAATGAGGAAAAGTTTAGATTTATTCATGAATGACCTTGGCTATAGTCCTGCTTACCTAGCTTCCCGGCCTAAGATTTTTTCTCTGAGTTTGGAAGATCTCATAAAGCCAAGAGTTGAGGTTATGAAAATTCTGAGTGAGAAAAAGCTGAAAAAGAGAAATGCAAGCCTGTATTCTGTCGCGAGCTACTCAGAATCAAGATTTATCAAGGTTTATCTTCTGCGCTACAAGGATGAGATACCTGACGTCTATGAATCGTACATCACAAGACAtctgaagaaaaaaattgagaactTTTAA
- the LOC113748899 gene encoding uncharacterized protein LOC113748899, translating into MFAQIFRRLRINGGTSACTRVVLFSEPLPHYTTRAAAVPEHQKNRFLEEYLVNSLDFSKEEAFSASKKVSLKTFRKDPNLVIHFLVKQGFSKSQIKSIVSVLPGLLYYQPDKTLEPKLQFFRDLGLSGSEIVRLFMFQKHLFKSGLDFFRTRLAYVRILLGTDEKKVTRAVKRCSSLLRYDASEKVAAAAALLKNYGFSDKNVANFALRIPRRIFILEPENFEEMSCVVENDFGIPRGSPMFYYGFEVVSTIAKSTIDRKFDILRSFGWSDADVRTIDGKHPLRLRLSESKIREALNFFMKELGYTSNYLAYRPALITLCLEKRVKPRNEVVKVLNEKKLSKRSWNLYSFVTLPESKFVKDFLLPYKEEIPDVYRSYMEVVGGSKVQKV; encoded by the coding sequence ATGTTTGCTCAGATTTTTAGAAGGCTTCGCATCAATGGCGGCACGAGCGCCTGCACCAGGGTGGTTCTCTTCTCCGAGCCTCTGCCTCACTACACAACTAGAGCAGCAGCCGTCCCAGAACACCAGAAAAACCGTTTCTTGGAAGAATACCTCGTAAACTCACTTGACTTCTCAAAAGAAGAAGCTTTTTCCGCTTCAAAAAAGGTATCTCTTAAAACCTTCAGAAAAGACCCAAATTTAGTCATTCATTTCTTGGTTAAGCAGGGTTTTAGCAAATCCCAGATCAAAAGCATTGTTTCCGTACTTCCCGGGTTACTCTATTATCAGCCGGACAAAACACTTGAACCCAAGCTCCAGTTTTTCCGGGATCTTGGTTTATCCGGGTCGGAAATTGTCAGGCTTTTTATGTTTCAAAAACATCTTTTCAAGTCAGGGTTGGATTTTTTCAGAACCCGACTTGCTTATGTTAGGATTTTGTTAGGCACCGATGAGAAGAAAGTAACCAGAGCTGTGAAGAGATGTTCTTCGCTGCTTCGTTATGATGCATCTGAAAAAGTGGCTGCGGCTGCTGCTTTGTTGAAGAATTATGGCTTTTCGGATAAGAATGTTGCTAACTTTGCTCTTAGGATTCCTAGGCGCATTTTTATACtagaacctgaaaattttgaggAAATGTCGTGCGTGGTGGAAAATGATTTTGGGATTCCTCGTGGATCGCCCATGTTTTACTACGGCTTTGAAGTCGTTAGTACGATTGCCAAGTCCACCATTGACAGGAAATTTGACATTTTAAGAAGTTTTGGCTGGTCTGATGCTGATGTACGAACAATTGATGGCAAGCATCCTCTTCGTTTACGGTTGTCAGAGTCTAAAATTAGGGAAGCTTTGAATTTTTTCATGAAGGAACTGGGATATACCTCTAATTACTTGGCTTACCGCCCTGCGTTAATTACACTATGTTTGGAGAAAAGGGTCAAACCGAGGAATGAAGTTGTCAAAGTTCTGAATGAAAAGAAGTTGAGTAAGAGGAGTTGGAATCTGTATTCATTTGTGACCTTACCTGAATCCAAATTTGTCAAGGATTTTCTTCTGCCTTACAAGGAGGAGATACCAGATGTATACCGATCATACATGGAGGTTGTTGGAGGATCCAAAGTTCAAAAAGTTTGA
- the LOC113748730 gene encoding transcription termination factor MTERF4, chloroplastic-like: protein MMTYVSKIQFSGSRTVSFRCLLHYSTTSNTAQLEKNSFLEEYLLNSLGFSKQEAVSALKKVNRTKPIKKDPNLVVNYFENLGLNKYHIKSIVSSYPKVLLCEVDKSLKPKIRFLQDLGVSGPALIKVILACKQLIWGRGLDGHFKPRINYLRELLGTDEKVVLALKKYALLLGPIECEKVDKNVLLLQNYGFSKEKIAAFIANNPRHIFLTTPERIEEKLRLVENFLGIPRESTMFYYGVQILCGRQKSTIDNKFDILRSYGWSNVHIFKMVRRLPLTLTMSGNRMRKSLDYFMNELGYTPAYLASRPFLFTLSLEKRVKPRNEVLKILNEKNKSTRKGDLCQVVCLRELKFVQDYLLPYKDEFPNMFESYVRNVGAQQIGTL, encoded by the coding sequence ATGATGACTTACGTGTCCAAGATTCAGTTCAGTGGCAGCAGAACCGTTTCCTTCAGATGCCTTCTTCACTACTCTACCACTTCAAACACGGCGCAGCTGgagaaaaacagttttttggAAGAATATCTGTTAAACTCTCTTGGGTTCTCGAAACAAGAGGCTGTTTCTGCTTTGAAGAAGGTTAATCGCACAAAGCCCATCAAAAAAGACCCAAATTTAGTCGTCAATTATTTTGAGAATTTGGGTCTGAACAAATACCACATCAAAAGCATTGTTTCTTCCTACCCCAAAGTGCTGTTATGTGAGGTGGACAAATCCCTCAAACCAAAAATCAGGTTTCTTCAAGACCTGGGCGTTTCTGGGCCAGCCCTGATCAAGGTAATCTTGGCTTGTAAACAACTCATTTGGGGTAGAGGTTTGGATGGTCACTTTAAACCCCGCATTAACTACTTGAGAGAATTGTTGGGTACTGATGAGAAGGTAGTTCTAGCTTTGAAGAAATATGCTTTGCTGCTTGGTCCTATTGAGTGCGAAAAAGTGGACAAAAATGTCCTGTTGTTGCAGAATTATGGCTTTTCAAAGGAGAAGATTGCCGCTTTCATTGCAAACAATCCTAGACACATTTTCTTGACGACCCCTGAACGGATTGAGGAGAAATTGCGTCTAGTGGAAAATTTTTTGGGGATTCCACGAGAGTCAACCATGTTCTATTATGGGGTTCAGATACTATGTGGCAGGCAGAAGTCAACAATCGACAACAAATTTGACATCCTGAGGAGTTATGGCTGGTCTAATGTGCATATCTTTAAAATGGTTAGGCGTTTACCTCTAACTTTAACCATGTCTGGGAATAGAATGAGAAAATCTTTGGATTATTTCATGAATGAACTTGGATATACTCCTGCTTACTTGGCTTCGCGCCCTTTCTTATTTACTTTGAGTTTGGAAAAACGAGTTAAGCCAAGGAATGAAGTTTTGAAGATTCTAAATGAAAAGAATAAGAGCACGAGGAAGGGGGACCTTTGTCAAGTTGTGTGCTTGAGAGAATTGAAGTTTGTGCAGGATTATCTTTTACCTTACAAGGATGAATTTCCCAACATGTTTGAGTCCTATGTCAGAAATGTTGGTGCACAGCAGATTGGAACACTATGA
- the LOC113749565 gene encoding transcription termination factor MTERF4, chloroplastic-like, which yields MLAYIYKIHLSGSRTVLWRSLLQYSTTSPTAAPQHKCLLEDYLINSLGFSKPEAIFVSNKAPRLKPIYPSLAVNFFENLGFSKTHIKIIVSSCPKVLWSNVDKTLKPKIRFLQDLGISGPALVKLLLGYKPLIYRGLDSHIKPRIEYLRQVLNTDERVVVALKKYALLLGNIEYEKVDNNVLLLQKYGFSKEKVATFIANSPMRIFMTSPEWFEKRLQLVENYLGIPRESAMFPYGLKILCGLRKSTIDKKFDILRSYGWSNEDILRMVRCLPLFLGLSETRMRKSLDYFMNELGYTPDYLALRPFLFTLSLEKRIKPRNEVLKILSEKNLNTRKRDLGKAMCLTESKFVQDYLLPYKDELPDVFESYIKKLEQKYRPL from the coding sequence ATGTTGGCCTACATTTACAAGATCCATTTGAGTGGCAGCAGGACAGTTTTATGGAGATCCCTCCTTCAATACTCTACTACTTCACCAACTGCGGCACCCCAACATAAGTGTTTGTTGGAAGATTATCTGATAAACTCGCTTGGGTTCTCAAAACCAGAGGCCATCTTTGTTTCAAACAAGGCACCTCGCTTAAAGCCCATCTATCCAAGTTTAGCGGTCAATTTTTTTGAGAATTTGGGATTCAGCAAAACCCACATCAAAATCATTGTTTCTTCCTGTCCTAAAGTACTATGGTCTAATGTGGATAAAACCCTGAAaccaaaaatcagatttctccaAGACCTGGGAATTTCTGGGCCTGCCCTTGTCAAGTTACTATTGGGTTATAAGCCACTGATTTATAGAGGTTTGGATAGTCACATCAAACCCCGAATTGAGTATTTAAGACAAGTGTTGAATACTGATGAGAGAGTAGTTGTAGCTTTGAAGAAATATGCATTGCTACTCGGTAACATTGAATACGAAAAAGTGGACAACAATGTTCTGTTGTTGCAGAAATATGGCTTTTCAAAGGAGAAGGTCGCCACTTTCATTGCAAACAGTCCCATGCGGATTTTCATGACGAGTCCTGAATGGTTTGAGAAACGGTTGCAATTAGTGGAAAACTATTTGGGGATTCCTCGCGAGTCCGCCATGTTCCCCTATGGGCTTAAAATACTCTGTGGCTTGCGGAAGTCGACAATTGACAAGAAATTTGACATTTTGAGGAGTTATGGCTGGTCTAATGAGGACATACTTCGGATGGTTAGGTGTTTACCTCTATTTTTAGGCCTGTCTGAGACTAGAATGAGAAAATCTTTGGATTATTTCATGAATGAACTTGGATATACTCCTGATTACTTGGCTTTGCGCCCTTTCTTATTTACTTTGAGTCTGGAAAAACGAATTAAGCCAAGGAATGAAGTTTTGAAGATTCTGAGTGAAAAGAATTTGAACACGAGGAAGAGGGACCTTGGTAAAGCTATGTGCTTGACAGAATCGAAGTTTGTGCAGGATTATCTTTTGCCTTACAAGGATGAATTGCCTGATGTGTTTGAGTCCTACATCAAGAAGTTGGAGCAGAAGTATCGGCCACTATGA
- the LOC113748897 gene encoding transcription termination factor MTERF4, chloroplastic-like: MFARVSSKLHVHGRGSPFFFKSLLDYCSTPAALVAAPQTKKITPTTGSFLEECLINSLGFSKQEAISALSKLIRLNAIKKDPNLVINFLFNLGLTKTDIKKVISKSPQLLLSSVEKTLKPKISYLQTLGLSGYELVKLVVRYHRIFFRGLDNHLVPRIECLRKLLGDDEKVVLALRKIVFVPSNNAVERMEQNVAVLQNNGFSNDFIAKFVLKSPTLFIAKSEKLQEVLHRLEHDWGIPRDTNMFAQGIDVLCSGSKSKIDMKFEILRSYGWSNSEIIRMVRSLPRVLDTSHSKMRKILDYFMKEVGFSADYLASRRSVFTFSLEGRVKPRHEVLKILNDKKLSKAGLVNILSLSELQFQNRCLLPYKDILPDMYESYLKKELI; this comes from the exons ATGTTTGCTCGCGTATCCAGCAAGCTTCACGTCCATGGCCGCGGCAGTCCTTTCTTCTTCAAATCCCTCCTAGATTACTGCTCCACCCCAGCCGCACTAGTCGCCGCCCCTCAAACAAAGAAAATTACGCCTACCACTGGTAGCTTCTTGGAAGAATGCTTGATAAACTCACTTGGGTTCTCAAAACAAGAAGCCATCTCCGCTTTAAGTAAGTTAATCCGCTTGAATGCCATCAAGAAAGATCCCAATTTAGTCATCAATTTCTTGTTTAATTTGGGTTTAACAAAAACCGACATCAAAAAAGTTATTTCCAAGAGCCCCCAGTTACTACTCTCCAGCGTCGAGAAAACCCTTAAACCAAAAATCAGCTATCTCCAAACACTCGGCCTGTCAGGGTACGAGCTCGTCAAATTGGTAGTGAGGTATCACCGAATTTTCTTCAGAGGGTTAGATAATCATCTTGTTCCCCGGATTGAGTGCCTGAGAAAATTGTTGGGAGATGATGAGAAAGTAGTTTTAGCTTTGAGGAAGATTGTTTTCGTGCCTAGTAATAATGCGGTAGAGAGAATGGAACAAAATGTTGCAGTGTTGCAGAATAATGGATTTTCTAATGATTTCATTGCCAAATTTGTTCTCAAAAGTCCCACCCTTTTCATTGCAAAGAGTGAAAAATTGCAGGAGGTGTTGCACCGGCTTGAACATGATTGGGGGATTCCTCGCGATACTAACATGTTTGCTCAGGGAATTGATGTGCTATGTTCTGGTAGTAAATCAAAAATTGATATGAAGTTTGAGATTTTAAGGAGTTATGGTTGGTCCAATTCAGAGATAATCAGAATGGTTAGGAGTTTACCTCGTGTTCTGGATACGTCCCATTCTAAGATGAGAAAAATCCTAGATTATTTCATGAAGGAGGTTGGATTTAGTGCTGATTACTTGGCTTCCCGACGTTCGGTTTTCACCTTTAGTTTGGAAGGCAGGGTGAAGCCCAGGCATGAAGTTTTGAAAATTCTGAATGACAAGAAGTTGAGCAAAGCCGGTCTTGTTAACATTTTGTCTTTGTCAGAATTGCAGTTTCAGAACAGGTGTCTTCTCCCTTACAAGGATATTTTACCTGACATGTATGAGTCATATTTGAAGAAG GAATTGATTTAG